Proteins from a genomic interval of Nautilia sp. PV-1:
- the waaA gene encoding lipid IV(A) 3-deoxy-D-manno-octulosonic acid transferase, with translation MFFTFFYYFFSLIIYFISLPFLIILSFKTKYKKSIPARFFLYKNPPFNEKHCWFHSCSLGETKALKPVIEKFDKVNISVITNTGYEEAKKYKNADVRFLPYEIFLPFWIKPCETLVVMEAELWYMLFFIAKRRCSKTVLLNARISEKSYPKYLKFKWFYKKIFENIDTVLAQSEEDKKRLQELGARNVEVVGNIKTYFKPAITTEYIKQKPLIVVASTHKNEEELILNNLPLNEYQVVVVPRHPERFEEVYELMKKYGQTIKATDLKTQNDKCELNGDLILMNKMGELVNLYAAADIVILGGSFVDNVGGHNPVEPAYFIKPVISGKYIFNQKALYKEVENIVITEPEKIKDVLKKAKPTYIKNIVNIKRILDSIID, from the coding sequence GTGTTTTTTACTTTTTTTTACTACTTTTTTTCTTTAATTATCTATTTTATTTCTCTTCCTTTTTTAATTATTCTTTCTTTTAAAACAAAATACAAAAAATCGATTCCTGCAAGATTTTTTTTATATAAAAATCCTCCTTTTAATGAAAAACACTGCTGGTTTCATTCATGCTCTTTAGGAGAGACCAAAGCGTTAAAACCCGTTATAGAAAAATTTGACAAGGTAAATATAAGCGTTATTACGAATACGGGATATGAAGAAGCAAAAAAATATAAAAACGCCGATGTGAGATTTCTTCCATATGAGATTTTTCTGCCTTTTTGGATTAAACCCTGTGAAACACTGGTTGTAATGGAAGCGGAACTTTGGTATATGCTGTTTTTTATTGCTAAAAGAAGATGTTCTAAAACGGTTCTTTTAAATGCAAGAATAAGCGAAAAAAGTTATCCAAAGTATTTAAAATTCAAATGGTTTTACAAAAAAATATTTGAAAATATAGATACGGTTTTAGCACAGAGCGAGGAAGATAAAAAAAGACTTCAGGAGTTAGGTGCCAGAAACGTAGAAGTTGTCGGAAATATTAAAACATACTTCAAACCTGCTATTACTACGGAATATATTAAACAAAAACCTTTAATAGTGGTGGCTTCAACCCATAAAAACGAAGAAGAGCTTATTTTAAACAATCTGCCTTTAAACGAATATCAGGTTGTTGTAGTGCCAAGACATCCTGAAAGATTTGAAGAGGTTTATGAACTTATGAAAAAGTATGGACAAACAATAAAGGCAACGGATTTAAAAACTCAAAACGACAAATGCGAATTAAACGGCGATTTAATTTTAATGAATAAAATGGGAGAACTTGTAAATTTATACGCGGCTGCGGATATTGTGATTTTAGGCGGAAGTTTTGTGGACAACGTCGGAGGACACAATCCTGTTGAACCGGCATATTTTATTAAACCGGTAATCAGCGGAAAATATATATTTAATCAAAAAGCCCTGTATAAAGAAGTTGAAAATATCGTAATAACGGAGCCTGAAAAAATAAAAGACGTATTAAAAAAGGCAAAACCCACATATATAAAAAACATTGTAAATATAAAGCGTATTTTGGACAGTATAATTGATTAG
- a CDS encoding DUF89 domain-containing protein: MKISRECYLCIYTQTLNLTKRLNLDEEKASEILRGVAKIISKYSLDVTPPEIAAEVYEFISETTGIEDPFSKEKEAAVKEALRFKNILEKRLENSEDRIFDACKIAVAGNVIDLGVNQEYDLKKEIESIFEIDFKHNDYDEFKNRLDKAQSIVYLGDNAGENVFDEVLISELKKKVKKIYYFTRGKPIINDITLRDLDGLEIMRLAEVVDSGVPTPGFHLKFAGENAKQLFYEADIVISKGMGNFECLFGECQREVFYLFKVKCEVVARACKAGVGDYVFLKNDK; encoded by the coding sequence ATGAAAATAAGCCGCGAATGTTATCTGTGCATATATACGCAGACGCTTAACCTTACAAAGCGTCTTAACCTTGATGAGGAAAAAGCAAGTGAAATATTAAGAGGCGTTGCAAAAATTATAAGTAAATATTCTTTGGATGTGACACCTCCTGAAATAGCTGCGGAGGTTTATGAGTTTATATCCGAAACAACAGGGATTGAAGATCCTTTTTCCAAGGAAAAAGAAGCGGCTGTAAAAGAAGCGCTTAGATTTAAAAACATTCTTGAAAAAAGACTTGAAAACTCAGAAGACAGAATTTTTGACGCATGTAAAATCGCAGTAGCCGGAAATGTTATAGATCTCGGAGTTAATCAGGAATATGATCTTAAAAAAGAGATTGAAAGTATATTTGAGATTGATTTTAAACATAACGATTATGATGAATTTAAAAACAGACTTGATAAAGCTCAAAGCATTGTCTATCTTGGAGACAATGCGGGAGAGAATGTTTTTGACGAAGTATTAATAAGCGAGCTTAAAAAAAAGGTAAAAAAAATATATTATTTTACAAGAGGCAAACCAATAATAAACGACATAACGTTAAGAGACCTTGACGGACTTGAAATTATGCGTCTGGCCGAAGTTGTTGACAGCGGGGTTCCGACTCCGGGTTTTCATCTTAAGTTTGCCGGTGAAAACGCAAAACAGCTTTTTTATGAAGCCGATATTGTTATAAGCAAAGGAATGGGCAATTTTGAATGCCTGTTTGGTGAATGCCAAAGAGAAGTGTTTTATCTGTTTAAGGTTAAGTGTGAAGTAGTGGCGAGAGCATGTAAGGCCGGTGTCGGCGATTATGTATTTTTGAAAAATGACAAATAA
- a CDS encoding U32 family peptidase, producing the protein MKKVELLAPAGDFEKLKIAIAYGADAVYAGVSHFSLRCHSGKEFNYENFAEAVKYAHDRGVKVYATVNSFPFENQLPLVEEHILKLKEIGVDAMIISSLGVLMRARELAPEIDIHLSTQANALNSWDYKAYRDLGVTRIIAARESTLKDLQRIKQKVPDVEIETFVHGAMCFAYSGRCLLSAVQFGRNPNKGSCANDCRYPYVLYAENPETGMMFKLEEYPEDGTYIMNAKDLCLIEHIPEILKSGVIDSIKIEGRTKAPYYVGVVTKAYREAIDAFYEGREFDRAHFMNEILTTKNRGLTDAYLVKRPYERHDTQNLETSLTHGEWQVSGIVNEDEETFMCKYKTFPGDTVEILAPKNAKISPVKNEIGEIWQENGKWMLKFNKIETKNGKVLEAVHSGNLNPVKLPAKLPYLTFLRKKVEYSPNGV; encoded by the coding sequence ATGAAGAAAGTTGAATTGTTGGCACCTGCGGGTGATTTTGAAAAACTAAAAATAGCTATAGCCTACGGTGCCGATGCGGTGTATGCCGGGGTTAGCCATTTTTCACTTAGATGTCACAGCGGAAAAGAGTTTAACTATGAAAATTTTGCCGAAGCCGTAAAATACGCTCATGACAGAGGAGTAAAAGTATATGCTACGGTAAATTCTTTCCCGTTTGAAAATCAGCTGCCTTTGGTGGAAGAGCATATTTTGAAACTTAAAGAAATAGGCGTTGACGCTATGATAATTTCATCTCTCGGGGTTTTAATGAGAGCGAGAGAACTTGCCCCGGAAATAGACATACATCTTTCAACCCAGGCAAACGCCCTTAATTCATGGGATTATAAAGCATACAGGGATTTGGGTGTTACAAGAATAATAGCTGCCAGAGAATCGACACTTAAGGATTTGCAGAGAATTAAACAAAAAGTTCCTGATGTGGAAATAGAAACTTTCGTACACGGGGCAATGTGTTTTGCCTACAGCGGAAGATGTCTTTTAAGCGCGGTTCAGTTCGGAAGAAATCCTAACAAAGGAAGCTGTGCAAATGATTGCAGGTATCCGTATGTGCTGTATGCCGAAAATCCTGAAACGGGTATGATGTTTAAACTCGAAGAATACCCGGAAGACGGTACGTATATTATGAATGCCAAAGATTTGTGTCTGATTGAGCATATTCCGGAAATTTTAAAAAGCGGAGTAATCGATTCCATTAAAATAGAAGGAAGAACGAAAGCACCTTATTATGTGGGAGTGGTTACAAAAGCTTACAGAGAGGCGATTGATGCGTTTTATGAGGGCAGGGAGTTTGACAGGGCTCATTTTATGAATGAAATTCTTACTACTAAAAACAGAGGGCTTACAGATGCTTATCTTGTTAAAAGGCCTTATGAAAGACATGATACTCAAAATCTTGAAACCTCACTGACGCATGGAGAATGGCAGGTCAGCGGTATAGTTAACGAAGATGAAGAAACATTTATGTGCAAATATAAAACATTTCCGGGAGACACTGTTGAAATACTGGCTCCTAAAAATGCTAAAATTTCACCTGTAAAAAATGAAATCGGTGAAATCTGGCAGGAAAACGGTAAATGGATGCTGAAATTTAATAAAATCGAAACAAAAAACGGGAAGGTTTTAGAAGCGGTTCACAGCGGTAATTTAAATCCGGTTAAACTGCCGGCGAAGCTGCCTTATTTGACCTTTTTAAGAAAAAAAGTAGAGTACAGTCCTAACGGGGTGTAA
- a CDS encoding DUF167 domain-containing protein produces MFYEIKNGKIHIYVKAQPNSSKNKIAGLYGDDTIKINIKAPAVEGAANKELIKFISKQFKVAKSEIEIKGETSKRKTLVLPYKGDIIKKLEEINDKQ; encoded by the coding sequence ATGTTTTATGAAATTAAAAATGGAAAAATACATATTTATGTTAAAGCCCAGCCTAATTCTTCAAAAAACAAAATAGCCGGATTATACGGAGACGATACGATTAAGATTAATATAAAAGCTCCAGCGGTAGAAGGGGCAGCAAATAAAGAACTGATTAAATTTATAAGCAAACAGTTTAAAGTTGCCAAAAGCGAAATAGAAATAAAAGGCGAAACAAGTAAAAGAAAAACTTTAGTTTTGCCTTATAAAGGCGATATTATTAAAAAGCTAGAGGAAATAAATGATAAGCAATAA
- the glyQ gene encoding glycine--tRNA ligase subunit alpha, whose amino-acid sequence MYFSDLLLKLQEFWKNKGCNIVMPYDFPSGAGTFHPATLLRSLDKGPWNVAYVAPSRRPTDGRYGENPNRLGSYYQFQVIMKPSPDNIQEMYLESLEYLGLNLKEHDVRFVEDNWESPTLGAWGLGWEVWLDGMEVTQFTYFQQVGGLKTFPVPVEITYGTERLAMYLQGVDNVYDIKWNENTTYGDMHKRSEYEFSKYNFEVANVEMLFRWFEDARNEAKRCLEANLPLPAYDYTILASHIFNVLDARKAISQTERQNYILKIRELAKGVAETYVGIEK is encoded by the coding sequence ATGTATTTTAGCGATTTACTGTTAAAACTTCAGGAATTTTGGAAAAACAAAGGATGCAATATAGTAATGCCTTACGATTTTCCAAGCGGTGCGGGAACGTTTCATCCCGCGACTCTTTTAAGAAGCCTTGACAAAGGGCCTTGGAACGTTGCGTATGTGGCTCCAAGCCGCCGTCCTACAGACGGAAGATACGGAGAAAACCCTAACCGTTTAGGGAGCTATTATCAGTTTCAGGTTATAATGAAACCGAGCCCGGATAATATTCAGGAGATGTATCTTGAGAGTCTTGAATATTTAGGGCTTAATCTTAAAGAACACGACGTAAGATTCGTAGAAGACAACTGGGAGTCTCCGACTCTAGGAGCATGGGGACTTGGATGGGAAGTATGGCTTGACGGTATGGAAGTTACGCAGTTTACTTACTTCCAGCAGGTTGGAGGACTTAAAACGTTTCCGGTTCCTGTAGAGATTACATACGGAACTGAAAGACTTGCAATGTATCTTCAGGGTGTTGACAATGTATATGATATTAAATGGAACGAAAATACAACATACGGGGATATGCATAAAAGAAGCGAGTATGAATTCTCTAAATACAACTTTGAGGTTGCAAATGTAGAGATGCTTTTCAGATGGTTTGAAGATGCGAGAAATGAAGCCAAAAGATGTCTTGAAGCAAATCTTCCTCTTCCGGCTTATGACTATACTATTCTGGCATCCCATATATTCAACGTGCTTGATGCAAGAAAAGCGATTTCCCAGACTGAGAGACAAAACTATATTTTAAAAATCAGGGAGCTTGCAAAAGGCGTTGCCGAAACATACGTTGGAATTGAGAAATGA
- a CDS encoding isoprenylcysteine carboxylmethyltransferase family protein produces MISYILVFIQFFVSFLMFVNVLLHFHFSFTGAAVFLAGFCIGIAALYYNPPSNINIRPDIKENSVLIMHGIYKYIRHPMYLSVILMTFGLFLFDISWTQFILWMIVFSDMIFKMNYEENLWIKDKGYKEYMSKTYKLIPFIY; encoded by the coding sequence TTGATTAGTTATATTCTTGTGTTTATTCAGTTTTTTGTGTCTTTTTTAATGTTTGTAAACGTTTTACTGCATTTTCATTTTTCTTTTACCGGGGCTGCGGTGTTTTTGGCCGGTTTTTGTATAGGTATAGCCGCGTTATATTACAATCCTCCTTCAAATATAAATATAAGACCGGATATAAAAGAAAATTCCGTTTTGATAATGCACGGAATTTACAAATATATCAGACACCCTATGTATCTTTCGGTAATTTTAATGACTTTCGGACTTTTTTTATTTGATATTTCCTGGACACAGTTTATTTTGTGGATGATTGTTTTTTCAGATATGATTTTTAAAATGAATTATGAAGAAAATCTGTGGATAAAAGACAAAGGTTATAAGGAATATATGTCTAAGACATATAAGCTTATTCCTTTTATTTATTAA
- a CDS encoding glutaredoxin family protein: MSAKRVVLFTAPGCVWCTKAEQFFRKNKVKYRKIDISKDRKAAKDCERHGCRGVPVILVGSRWVCGFNEPVIKKELGIK; the protein is encoded by the coding sequence ATGAGTGCGAAAAGAGTTGTGCTTTTTACGGCGCCGGGATGTGTTTGGTGCACAAAAGCCGAGCAGTTTTTCAGAAAAAACAAAGTTAAATACAGAAAAATAGACATATCAAAAGATCGTAAAGCTGCAAAAGACTGTGAAAGACACGGGTGCAGGGGAGTTCCTGTTATTTTGGTAGGCAGCAGATGGGTGTGCGGATTTAACGAGCCTGTTATTAAAAAGGAGCTTGGAATTAAATGA
- a CDS encoding Nif3-like dinuclear metal center hexameric protein — MKLKKIYDFLNEISPFELQEEWDNSGLLVGSYENEIEKVYLTLDLDEEVIENADENSLIIAHHPLIFKPLKNVIPTSFSTKLLIKLIQKNISFIAMHTNFDKTHLNRFVAEEILGLKGESFDFIYRAEVNKPFGEFAEEIRNRLNLTCLKTVKYHNFIKTVSLTTGAGMSLLPYVKSDLFLTGDIKYHEAMDAKVRGVSLIDIGHYESEKFFADIMGKELKDLAVEVIKSNSKNPFIYN, encoded by the coding sequence ATGAAACTGAAAAAGATTTATGATTTTTTAAATGAAATCAGTCCTTTTGAGTTGCAGGAGGAATGGGATAACAGCGGACTGCTGGTCGGAAGTTACGAAAATGAGATCGAAAAGGTGTATTTAACACTGGATCTTGATGAAGAAGTCATTGAAAATGCGGATGAAAATTCATTGATAATAGCACATCATCCGCTTATTTTTAAACCTCTTAAAAATGTGATTCCGACTTCTTTTTCCACAAAACTGCTGATTAAGCTTATTCAAAAAAATATTTCTTTTATAGCTATGCATACAAATTTTGACAAAACTCATCTAAACCGTTTTGTAGCTGAAGAGATACTGGGGTTAAAGGGAGAAAGTTTTGATTTTATTTACAGGGCAGAAGTGAATAAACCTTTTGGCGAATTTGCCGAAGAAATAAGAAATAGATTAAATTTAACATGTTTAAAAACGGTAAAATACCATAATTTTATAAAAACTGTTTCTCTGACTACAGGTGCCGGAATGTCGCTGCTTCCTTATGTTAAATCCGACCTGTTTTTAACCGGGGACATCAAATACCATGAAGCCATGGACGCAAAAGTAAGAGGCGTCAGTCTGATAGATATAGGACATTATGAAAGTGAAAAATTTTTTGCCGATATCATGGGAAAAGAGTTAAAAGATTTAGCCGTTGAGGTGATAAAAAGCAATTCAAAAAATCCGTTTATTTATAATTAA
- the purE gene encoding 5-(carboxyamino)imidazole ribonucleotide mutase: MRFISILMGSKSDYEIMREAVKILEKFQIPYELIITSAHRTPERTHSYVKEAEERGVKVFICGAGMAAHLAGVVASLTTRPVIGVPMPTGMMDGLDALLSTVQMPGGMPVATLAVGKAGAKNAAYLALQILANNDDELKAKLEEDRVAGAKKVEMDSKEVEVRLD; the protein is encoded by the coding sequence ATGAGATTTATATCGATACTTATGGGAAGCAAAAGCGATTATGAAATAATGAGGGAAGCTGTAAAAATACTGGAAAAATTCCAAATACCTTACGAGCTTATTATCACATCGGCGCACAGAACGCCGGAAAGAACACACAGCTATGTAAAAGAAGCTGAAGAAAGAGGAGTCAAAGTGTTTATATGCGGTGCGGGTATGGCGGCTCACCTTGCCGGCGTAGTGGCATCTCTTACAACAAGACCTGTTATCGGCGTTCCTATGCCTACCGGTATGATGGACGGACTTGACGCGCTTTTGAGTACTGTTCAGATGCCAGGAGGCATGCCGGTCGCCACTCTTGCCGTAGGAAAAGCCGGAGCAAAAAACGCGGCTTATCTTGCCCTTCAGATACTTGCGAACAACGATGACGAATTAAAAGCCAAACTTGAAGAAGACAGGGTAGCCGGAGCTAAAAAAGTTGAGATGGATTCAAAAGAAGTGGAAGTAAGACTAGACTGA
- a CDS encoding DUF3972 domain-containing protein, whose amino-acid sequence MQTWLTLEEFCKLSGKSKSEVIKACRDKSLRCKKSDGVIYIEIESLANAIVPVEELEVIEQSSDVAERTIGMLLTLHEKVLMSKDETIDALKEENDFLKNSIYSIQEVYEDSQETIKRLQKQLEICQQELEFCRKKYKLMWGKVLKKSEEE is encoded by the coding sequence ATGCAGACCTGGCTTACTTTAGAAGAATTTTGCAAATTAAGCGGAAAGAGTAAATCTGAAGTTATAAAAGCATGCAGGGATAAATCGCTTAGATGTAAAAAAAGCGACGGGGTAATCTATATAGAAATAGAATCCCTTGCAAATGCGATTGTGCCGGTTGAAGAGCTTGAAGTAATAGAACAGAGCAGCGACGTGGCCGAAAGAACCATAGGAATGCTTTTGACCCTTCATGAGAAGGTTTTGATGAGCAAAGACGAAACTATAGACGCTCTTAAAGAAGAAAACGACTTTTTAAAAAATTCGATTTATTCGATTCAGGAAGTTTATGAAGATTCGCAGGAAACAATAAAAAGACTGCAAAAACAGCTTGAAATATGCCAGCAGGAGCTTGAATTCTGCAGGAAAAAATATAAACTTATGTGGGGCAAAGTGCTTAAAAAAAGCGAAGAGGAATAA
- a CDS encoding zinc ribbon domain-containing protein has translation MNKFLEQLIELNRLERKLTELEPVEAGIKAPLLKLENQKNLLEERLEKLEEEIKNIKLKRGKNELLIAELKEKLENIEEKQAKVKSEKEFKALQIEEELAREQIEVANEEIEKFEKQLELKEEEKKSIQEEIEKLEAEITILSMDVAKKLETVEKQKEEIYKAKEKLVKQMSPKIYAFYEKIKRWAGITAVTPVKKQACTGCNMKINDKIFSEVIKGEEIVTCPHCGRVLYIEEEDKVNEE, from the coding sequence ATGAACAAATTTCTTGAACAGCTTATTGAATTAAACAGACTTGAAAGAAAACTTACTGAATTAGAGCCGGTAGAAGCGGGTATAAAAGCTCCTTTGCTTAAACTTGAAAATCAGAAAAATCTTTTAGAAGAGAGACTTGAAAAACTTGAAGAAGAGATTAAAAATATAAAATTAAAAAGAGGCAAAAACGAGCTTTTGATAGCTGAACTTAAAGAAAAACTTGAAAATATTGAAGAAAAACAGGCAAAAGTAAAAAGCGAAAAAGAATTTAAAGCCTTACAGATCGAAGAAGAACTGGCAAGAGAACAGATTGAAGTCGCTAACGAAGAAATTGAAAAATTTGAAAAACAGCTTGAATTAAAAGAAGAAGAAAAAAAATCGATTCAGGAAGAAATTGAGAAACTTGAAGCCGAAATTACGATTTTGAGCATGGATGTGGCTAAAAAACTTGAAACCGTTGAAAAACAGAAAGAAGAAATTTATAAAGCAAAAGAAAAACTTGTAAAACAGATGAGCCCGAAAATTTACGCGTTTTATGAAAAAATAAAAAGATGGGCTGGAATTACCGCAGTTACACCTGTAAAAAAACAGGCATGCACAGGTTGTAATATGAAAATAAACGACAAAATATTCTCTGAAGTTATAAAAGGGGAAGAAATAGTGACGTGTCCTCACTGCGGAAGAGTTCTTTATATAGAAGAAGAAGATAAAGTAAACGAAGAATAA
- a CDS encoding helix-hairpin-helix domain-containing protein, with amino-acid sequence MISNKEIAGILSKTADLLEIKGENPFKVRAYRNAARIIENSAKDFNKLVNEGFDLTKLPGIGHDLSEYIKEIVKTGKFHKLEELKKEIPQGVAELLSIEGLGPKRVKLLYETFGIKNMDELKKYALSGELEKLPGFGPKLIEKILKGFKQLKKAGIRFLWADVENIAYEMREYLLDYKGVQIVDIAGSFRRKKESVGDLDILVIADDYQRVSDYFVKFHRVKEIYSKGLTRSTVFLDNSLQIDLRAVAKDSYGAALHYFTGSKAHNIEIRKLAIEKGLKINEYGVYKGNEKIASSKESDIYKSVGLNYIEPELRENRGEIEASRINALPKLIKEEEIKGYMCTVKDMDEVKKYIDDFVKVNKEYLILNVSNRYELINKVKTLKNSKNIKLITAAEVSVDENGDFEIPEDVLNNADIIAALMKKTELSAKDQTQRYLKVLNSKKINILLRPSLREVLTDAGVDLDWDEVFNAAYSNNVVMEVNSNPKYLDLSDILIKKAIECGVKIIITGNYKNIKYGIYQARRGWCEKKDAVNFWNYERVGKLWGL; translated from the coding sequence ATGATAAGCAATAAAGAAATTGCAGGTATACTTTCAAAAACCGCTGATCTGCTTGAGATTAAAGGTGAAAACCCGTTTAAGGTAAGAGCCTACAGAAATGCCGCAAGAATAATAGAAAATTCTGCAAAAGACTTTAACAAACTTGTTAACGAAGGCTTTGATTTAACAAAGCTTCCCGGTATCGGCCACGATTTAAGCGAGTATATAAAAGAAATAGTAAAAACAGGAAAATTTCATAAATTAGAAGAGCTTAAAAAAGAAATACCCCAGGGGGTTGCCGAGCTTTTAAGTATCGAAGGGCTGGGGCCAAAGAGAGTAAAACTTCTTTATGAAACGTTCGGTATAAAAAATATGGACGAACTTAAAAAGTACGCTTTAAGCGGCGAGCTTGAAAAACTTCCGGGTTTCGGCCCTAAACTTATAGAAAAAATACTAAAGGGATTTAAACAGCTGAAAAAAGCCGGAATAAGGTTTTTATGGGCGGATGTAGAAAATATAGCATATGAAATGCGGGAATATCTTTTGGATTATAAAGGCGTTCAGATTGTGGACATAGCAGGAAGCTTTAGACGAAAAAAAGAGAGTGTGGGGGATTTGGACATTCTGGTTATAGCAGATGACTATCAGCGGGTTAGCGATTATTTTGTTAAATTCCACAGGGTTAAAGAGATTTATTCAAAAGGGCTGACGCGTTCTACCGTTTTTCTTGACAACAGCCTTCAGATTGATTTAAGAGCCGTTGCCAAAGACAGCTACGGGGCGGCTTTACACTATTTTACCGGTTCAAAAGCACATAATATAGAAATTAGAAAACTTGCTATTGAAAAAGGCCTTAAAATTAATGAATACGGTGTTTATAAAGGTAATGAAAAAATCGCTTCGTCAAAAGAAAGCGATATATATAAAAGCGTGGGACTTAATTATATAGAGCCGGAACTGAGAGAGAACAGAGGGGAAATAGAAGCATCGAGAATCAATGCGTTGCCGAAACTTATAAAAGAAGAAGAGATAAAAGGATATATGTGTACGGTTAAAGACATGGATGAGGTTAAAAAATACATAGATGATTTTGTAAAAGTAAACAAAGAATATCTGATACTTAACGTTTCGAACAGGTATGAACTTATAAATAAAGTAAAAACGCTTAAAAACAGTAAAAATATTAAATTAATCACAGCGGCTGAAGTAAGTGTGGATGAAAACGGGGATTTTGAAATTCCAGAGGATGTATTGAATAATGCCGATATTATCGCCGCATTAATGAAAAAAACTGAGCTTTCTGCTAAAGATCAGACGCAAAGGTATCTTAAAGTATTGAATTCAAAAAAAATCAATATTTTATTGAGACCTTCTTTAAGAGAAGTGTTGACAGATGCCGGTGTGGATTTGGACTGGGATGAGGTTTTTAACGCAGCATATTCGAATAATGTGGTGATGGAAGTTAATTCCAATCCGAAATATCTGGATTTAAGCGATATATTAATCAAAAAAGCCATTGAATGCGGGGTAAAAATAATAATAACCGGAAATTATAAAAATATTAAATACGGTATTTATCAGGCCAGAAGAGGGTGGTGTGAAAAAAAAGATGCCGTTAATTTTTGGAATTATGAAAGGGTAGGGAAACTTTGGGGATTGTAA
- a CDS encoding diguanylate cyclase domain-containing protein, protein MIFILLQFAYAAKNNNIITVVTTDNWEPFNMIYGGRLQGIGIDFWKLVAKKAGIKYKFKVVKKWSDVLENIKNNKAALTVSTGITDDRKIYAVFSKPYVTYPLVIATKNNIGFIFEINFLKNKKIALGDNFTAAKLMMKNYPYLNYIFVKSTDKALEMVNNSEVFGAVDILPVVAYKINKYEYNNLKVAGEIPIKFKVRFMLSKKYAYLLPKINKAIDEITYNEKEAIYERYITPVKKYFFTSNEIFLYFLIFTSLMIMVLLWIYSLKNELKFLQKNKLHDLNKDYDKLTGTLNKEKLKEVIEEKLKNNKAFSLIMFDIRGFKNINKFYGHHFGDITLLELVSLIKSVLKKEELFARYKGGSFVIVSNDIEVKACERAREIYDTVKSFEFSIVQNLESTFVVKTVYSRENADDVLESLEKELIKIKKINIFFKC, encoded by the coding sequence TTGATTTTTATATTATTACAGTTTGCTTATGCCGCAAAAAACAACAATATTATAACCGTAGTTACTACAGACAATTGGGAACCTTTTAATATGATTTACGGGGGCAGACTGCAGGGTATCGGAATAGATTTTTGGAAACTTGTGGCCAAAAAAGCGGGTATAAAATATAAATTTAAAGTTGTAAAAAAATGGAGCGATGTTTTAGAAAATATTAAAAATAACAAAGCCGCTTTAACGGTAAGTACCGGTATTACCGATGACAGAAAAATATATGCTGTTTTTTCAAAGCCATATGTTACTTATCCTCTGGTTATAGCTACTAAAAATAATATAGGTTTTATTTTTGAAATTAATTTTCTAAAAAATAAAAAGATTGCATTGGGTGATAATTTTACAGCTGCTAAACTGATGATGAAGAATTATCCTTATCTTAATTATATTTTTGTAAAATCCACTGACAAGGCGCTGGAAATGGTAAATAATTCCGAAGTATTCGGTGCTGTAGATATTTTGCCTGTTGTTGCATACAAAATAAACAAATACGAGTATAATAATTTAAAAGTCGCCGGGGAAATACCGATTAAGTTTAAAGTAAGATTTATGCTTTCAAAAAAATATGCTTATCTTCTTCCTAAAATAAATAAAGCGATAGATGAAATAACATATAATGAAAAAGAAGCTATTTATGAAAGGTATATTACTCCCGTAAAGAAATATTTTTTTACATCAAATGAGATTTTTCTTTATTTTTTAATATTTACGAGTTTAATGATTATGGTGCTTTTATGGATATACTCTTTAAAAAACGAACTGAAGTTTCTGCAAAAAAATAAATTACATGATTTGAACAAAGATTATGACAAACTGACCGGTACGTTGAATAAAGAAAAATTAAAAGAGGTTATTGAAGAAAAATTAAAAAACAATAAAGCTTTTTCTCTTATAATGTTTGATATAAGAGGATTTAAGAATATTAATAAATTTTACGGGCATCATTTTGGGGATATTACTTTATTAGAGCTTGTTTCTTTAATTAAATCTGTTTTAAAAAAAGAAGAACTTTTTGCACGATATAAAGGAGGAAGTTTTGTAATAGTATCTAATGATATTGAGGTAAAAGCATGTGAAAGAGCGAGAGAAATATACGATACGGTCAAATCTTTTGAGTTTAGTATAGTTCAGAATTTAGAAAGTACGTTTGTAGTTAAAACGGTATATTCAAGGGAAAATGCGGATGATGTGCTTGAAAGTTTGGAAAAAGAGCTTATAAAAATAAAAAAAATAAATATTTTTTTTAAATGTTAG